One window of Anas platyrhynchos isolate ZD024472 breed Pekin duck chromosome 11, IASCAAS_PekinDuck_T2T, whole genome shotgun sequence genomic DNA carries:
- the ISL2 gene encoding insulin gene enhancer protein ISL-2 codes for MVDVLLPRPLPGAMGEPSKRRPGLALCAGCGGRIQDPFLLRVSPDLEWHVACLKCAECGQPLDETCTCFLRDGKAYCKRDYSRLFGIKCAQCRAAFSSSDLVMRARDHVYHLECFRCAACGRQLLPGDQFCLRERDLLCRADHGPPPDGAAAARGPRSPALPPAAHLAEPVPGRPPAPRPPAHKAAEKTTRVRTVLNEKQLHTLRTCYAANPRPDALMKEQLVEMTGLSPRVIRVWFQNKRCKDKKKSILMKQLQQQQHGDKTSLQGLTGTPLVAGSPIRHESAVQGSAVEVQTYQPPWKALSDFALQSDLEQPAAFQQLVSFSESGSLGTSSGSDVTSLSSQLPDTPNSMVPSPAET; via the exons ATGGTGGACGTCCTCCTGCCGCGGCCGCTCCCGGGCGCCATGGGGGAGCCCTCCAAGA GGCGGCCGGGGCTGGCCCTGTGCGCGGGCTGCGGGGGCCGCATCCAGGACCCGTTCCTGCTGCGGGTGTCGCCGGACCTGGAGTGGCACGTCGCCTGCCTCAAGTGCGCCGAGTGCGGGCAGCCGCTGGACGAGACCTGCACGTGCTTCCTGCGCGACGGCAAGGCCTACTGCAAGCGGGACTACAGCAG GCTCTTCGGCATCAAGTGCGCGCAGTGCCGGGCGGCCTTCAGCAGCAGCGACCTGGTGATGCGCGCCCGCGACCACGTCTACCACCTCGAGTGCTTCCGCTGCGCCGCCTGCGGCCGCCAGCTGCTGCCCGGGGACCAGTTCTGCCTGCGGGAGCGCGACCTGCTCTGCCGCGCCGACCACGGGCCGCCCCCCgacggcgccgccgccgcccgcgggCCGCGCAGCCCCGCGCTGCCGCCGGCCGCGCACCTCGCAG AGCCGGTGCCCGGGCGgccgccggccccgcggccgccggcGCACAAGGCGGCGGAGAAGACGACCCGCGTGAGGACGGTGCTGAACGAGAAGCAGCTGCACACGCTGCGGACCTGCTACGCCGCCAACCCGCGCCCCGACGCCCtgatgaaggagcagctggtggaGATGACGGGGCTCAGCCCGCGCGTCATCCGCGTCTGGTTCCAGAACAAGCGCTGCAAGGACAAGAAGAAGTCCATCCTCatgaagcagctgcagcagcagcagcacggcgaCAAGACG AGCCTGCAGGGCCTCACCGGGACGCCGCTGGTGGCCGGCAGCCCCATCCGGCACGAGAGCGCCGTGCAGGGCAGCGCCGTGGAGGTGCAGACCTACCAGCCGCCCTGGAAGGCGCTCAGCGACTTCGCCCTGCAGAGCGACCTGGAGCAGCCCGCCGCCTTCCAGCAGCTG GTCTCCTTTTCCGAGTCCGGCTCCTTGGGCACGTCCTCCGGCAGCGACGTGACCTCGCTGTCCTCCCAGCTCCCCGACACCCCCAACAGCATGGTGCCCAGCCCGGCCGAGACGTGA